Proteins encoded together in one Pseudomonas sp. Seg1 window:
- a CDS encoding MFS transporter has product MDTQGFSAAERLERLPISGYHRIIFIIIALAFFFDSMDLAMMTFLLGSIKAEFGLSSAQAGLLASSSFFGMVLGASLSGMLADRFGRKPVFQWSIVLWGVASYLCSTAQTVEALTLFRILLGIGMGMEFPIAQSMLSELIPAQRRGRYIALMDGFWPLGFVAAGVLSYFLLPVIGWRDIFLVLAVPAVFVLAIRFFIPESPRWLEQAGRQEAADKVLDGIEQRVRASLGATMLPAPVRLPRTVTPPGHFFSALKQIWSPQYRQRTTMIWSLWFFALLGFYGLTSWLSALLQQSGFAVTQSVYYTVLISLGGIPGFLMAAWLVERWGRKPVCIVTLLGGGVMAFLYGQSAVFGGNVALLIGTGLLMQFFLFGMWAVLYTYTPELYPTSARATGSGFASAIGRVGSLLGPLVTGLVFPITGQGGVFALGALCFAIAAGVVWLFGMETRGKTLEELTEREISS; this is encoded by the coding sequence ATGGATACTCAAGGCTTCAGCGCGGCAGAACGCCTGGAACGACTGCCGATCAGCGGTTATCACCGGATCATTTTCATCATCATCGCGCTGGCGTTTTTCTTCGACTCCATGGACCTGGCGATGATGACGTTCCTGCTCGGCTCGATCAAAGCCGAGTTCGGCCTGAGCAGCGCACAGGCAGGATTGCTCGCCAGTTCGAGCTTCTTCGGCATGGTGCTCGGTGCGTCGCTGTCCGGCATGCTCGCGGACCGCTTCGGGCGCAAACCGGTGTTTCAGTGGAGCATCGTCCTGTGGGGCGTGGCCAGTTACCTGTGCTCGACGGCGCAAACGGTCGAGGCGCTGACGCTGTTTCGAATTCTGCTGGGGATTGGCATGGGCATGGAGTTTCCCATTGCGCAGTCGATGCTCTCGGAGTTGATCCCGGCTCAGCGGCGTGGGCGTTATATCGCGTTGATGGATGGCTTCTGGCCGCTGGGTTTTGTTGCTGCCGGTGTGCTGTCGTACTTCCTGTTGCCGGTGATTGGCTGGCGCGACATCTTTCTGGTGTTGGCGGTGCCGGCGGTGTTCGTGTTGGCGATCCGTTTTTTCATCCCCGAATCACCGCGCTGGCTGGAACAGGCCGGGCGGCAGGAGGCGGCGGACAAGGTCCTCGACGGCATCGAACAGCGCGTACGCGCATCGCTCGGCGCTACCATGTTGCCCGCGCCGGTGCGGTTGCCCCGCACCGTGACGCCACCGGGCCATTTCTTCTCGGCGCTCAAGCAGATCTGGTCGCCACAGTATCGCCAGCGCACAACGATGATCTGGAGCCTGTGGTTCTTTGCGTTGTTGGGTTTTTACGGGCTGACCTCGTGGTTGAGTGCATTGCTGCAACAGTCGGGCTTCGCCGTGACCCAGTCGGTGTATTACACGGTGCTGATTTCGCTGGGCGGGATTCCCGGATTTTTGATGGCGGCGTGGCTGGTCGAGCGTTGGGGGCGCAAACCGGTGTGCATCGTCACCTTGCTCGGTGGCGGGGTGATGGCGTTTCTCTACGGGCAGAGCGCGGTGTTCGGCGGCAACGTTGCCCTGTTGATCGGCACGGGGCTGCTGATGCAGTTCTTCCTGTTCGGCATGTGGGCGGTGCTCTACACCTATACGCCAGAGTTGTATCCGACCTCGGCACGGGCGACGGGCTCGGGATTCGCCTCGGCGATCGGCCGTGTGGGTTCGCTGCTCGGGCCGTTGGTGACCGGGCTGGTGTTCCCGATTACCGGGCAGGGTGGGGTATTTGCGCTGGGGGCGCTGTGCTTTGCGATAGCGGCGGGGGTGGTGTGGCTGTTCGGGATGGAGACGCGGGGCAAGACGCTGGAAGAGCTGACTGAGCGCGAGATTTCCAGCTAA
- a CDS encoding adenosine deaminase, with amino-acid sequence MYDWLNALPKAELHLHLEGSLEPELLFALAERNKIALPWNDVETLRKAYAFNNLQEFLDLYYQGADVLRTSQDFYDLTWAYLLRCKEQNVIHTEPFFDPQTHTDRGIPFEVVLNGIAAALKDGEQQLGITSGLILSFLRHLSEDEAQKTLDQALPFRDAFVAVGLDSSEMGHPPSKFQRVFDRARHEGFLTVAHAGEEGPPEYIWEAIDLLKIQRIDHGVRAIEDERLMQRIIDEQIPLTVCPLSNTKLCVFDHMSQHNILDMLERGVKVTVNSDDPAYFGGYVTENFYALHEHLGMTQDQAKRLAQNSLDARLVKP; translated from the coding sequence ATGTACGACTGGCTCAACGCCTTGCCCAAGGCTGAACTGCACCTGCACCTGGAAGGCTCGCTGGAGCCCGAGCTGTTGTTCGCCCTGGCCGAACGCAACAAGATCGCCCTGCCGTGGAACGACGTCGAAACCCTGCGCAAGGCCTATGCCTTCAACAACCTGCAGGAATTCCTCGACCTGTATTACCAGGGCGCCGACGTGCTGCGCACCTCGCAGGATTTCTACGACCTGACCTGGGCTTACCTGCTGCGCTGCAAAGAACAGAACGTGATTCACACCGAACCGTTCTTCGATCCGCAGACCCACACCGACCGTGGCATCCCGTTCGAAGTGGTGCTCAACGGCATCGCCGCCGCACTGAAGGATGGCGAGCAGCAACTGGGCATCACCAGCGGTTTGATCCTGAGTTTCCTGCGCCACCTCAGCGAAGACGAAGCACAGAAAACCCTCGATCAGGCGCTGCCGTTCCGTGACGCTTTTGTTGCCGTCGGCCTCGACAGTTCCGAGATGGGCCACCCGCCGAGCAAGTTCCAGCGTGTGTTCGATCGCGCTCGTCACGAAGGCTTCCTGACCGTCGCTCACGCCGGTGAAGAGGGCCCGCCGGAGTACATCTGGGAAGCCATCGACCTGCTGAAAATCCAGCGCATCGACCATGGCGTGCGCGCCATCGAAGACGAGCGTCTGATGCAGCGGATTATCGACGAGCAAATCCCGCTGACCGTGTGCCCGCTGTCGAACACCAAACTCTGCGTGTTCGATCACATGTCGCAGCACAACATTCTCGACATGCTTGAGCGCGGCGTGAAAGTCACGGTGAACTCCGATGACCCGGCGTACTTCGGTGGTTATGTCACCGAGAACTTTTATGCGCTGCACGAACACCTGGGCATGACCCAGGATCAGGCCAAGCGCCTGGCGCAGAACAGCCTGGATGCGCGGTTGGTAAAACCATAA
- a CDS encoding 2-oxoglutarate and iron-dependent oxygenase domain-containing protein has protein sequence MDQLPIIDISPLYSDNQNAWPAVAEQIDRACREWGFFYIKGHPISAQRIADLLDHAQRFFALPVADKLKIDITQTRHHRGYGAIATEQLDPSKPSDLKETFDMGLHLPASHPEVLAEKPLRGPNRHPAQTGWEALMEQHYLDMQALAQTLLRAMTLALGIERDFFDTRFNEPVSVLRMIHYPPRHTASSAEQQGAGAHTDYGCITLLYQDRAGGLQVKNVRGEWIDAPPIDGTFVVNLGDMMARWSNDRYRSTPHRVISPLGVDRYSMPFFAEPHPDTRIECLPGCQDAQHPAKYPTTTCAEFLLSRFADTYAYRREQEAV, from the coding sequence ATGGATCAGCTTCCGATCATCGACATCAGCCCGCTCTACTCCGACAACCAAAACGCCTGGCCCGCCGTCGCCGAGCAAATCGACCGCGCCTGCCGCGAATGGGGCTTCTTCTACATCAAGGGCCATCCGATCTCCGCCCAGCGCATCGCCGATCTGCTGGATCACGCGCAACGTTTCTTCGCCCTGCCCGTCGCCGACAAACTCAAGATCGACATCACCCAGACTCGCCACCACCGCGGCTACGGCGCGATCGCCACGGAGCAACTCGACCCGAGCAAACCCAGCGACCTCAAAGAAACCTTCGACATGGGCCTGCACCTGCCGGCCAGCCATCCCGAGGTGCTCGCAGAAAAACCGCTGCGCGGACCAAACCGTCATCCTGCGCAAACGGGGTGGGAGGCGCTGATGGAGCAGCATTACCTTGACATGCAGGCCCTCGCGCAAACCCTGCTGCGCGCCATGACCCTTGCGCTGGGCATCGAACGCGATTTTTTCGACACCCGCTTCAATGAGCCGGTCAGCGTGCTGCGCATGATCCACTACCCGCCCCGCCACACCGCCAGTTCCGCTGAGCAGCAAGGCGCCGGCGCGCACACCGATTACGGCTGCATCACCCTGCTGTATCAAGACCGCGCCGGGGGCTTGCAGGTGAAGAATGTGCGGGGCGAATGGATCGACGCGCCCCCCATCGACGGCACCTTCGTGGTCAACCTCGGCGACATGATGGCGCGCTGGAGCAACGACCGTTATCGCTCGACACCGCACCGAGTGATCAGCCCGCTCGGGGTGGATCGCTACTCGATGCCGTTCTTCGCCGAGCCACACCCGGACACGCGCATCGAATGCCTGCCCGGTTGTCAGGACGCACAGCACCCGGCGAAATATCCGACCACCACCTGCGCCGAGTTCCTGCTGTCGCGCTTCGCCGATACCTACGCTTATCGTCGTGAGCAGGAAGCAGTGTGA
- a CDS encoding BMP family ABC transporter substrate-binding protein, with protein sequence MQIRPLHKLLCAAIGLGISLSASAADPLKVGFVYIGPIGDHGWTYQHEQGRKALAEKLGNQITTNYVENVAEGADAERVIRNMAKDKYDLIFTTSFGYMNPTVKVAKQFPKVTFEHATGYKQDKNLGTYLARTYEGRYVGGFLAAKMTKTKKIGYVASFPIPEVIRDINAIQLALNKYNPGTEIKVVWVNSWFDPGKEADAANALIDQGVDVVFQHTDSPAPIQAAERRGVYAVGYASDMAHFGPKAVLTSIVNDWAPHYIQATQSVIDHTWKPQDYWGGLKEGTVELPISDLVPAPVKAEAEQIIADIKSGALQPFTGPIKDQSGVEKIPAGVSATNAELASMNYYVEGMKAEMPK encoded by the coding sequence ATGCAAATACGTCCGCTGCACAAACTGCTGTGCGCCGCCATCGGTCTGGGGATCAGCCTGAGCGCCAGCGCTGCCGATCCGCTGAAGGTCGGTTTCGTCTATATCGGCCCGATCGGCGACCACGGCTGGACGTATCAGCATGAGCAGGGGCGCAAGGCACTCGCGGAGAAACTCGGCAATCAGATCACCACCAACTACGTGGAAAACGTCGCCGAGGGCGCCGACGCCGAGCGGGTGATCCGCAACATGGCCAAGGACAAGTACGACCTGATCTTCACCACCTCTTTCGGCTACATGAACCCGACCGTGAAAGTTGCCAAGCAGTTTCCCAAGGTGACTTTCGAACACGCCACCGGCTACAAGCAGGACAAGAACCTCGGCACCTATCTGGCGCGCACGTATGAGGGCCGCTACGTCGGTGGCTTCCTCGCCGCGAAAATGACCAAGACCAAAAAGATCGGCTACGTCGCCTCGTTCCCGATCCCGGAAGTGATCCGCGACATCAACGCCATTCAACTGGCCCTGAACAAATACAACCCGGGCACCGAGATCAAAGTGGTGTGGGTCAATTCCTGGTTCGATCCGGGCAAAGAGGCCGATGCCGCGAATGCGCTGATCGATCAGGGTGTCGACGTGGTATTCCAGCACACCGACAGCCCGGCGCCGATTCAGGCAGCAGAACGCCGTGGCGTATACGCCGTGGGTTACGCCTCGGACATGGCGCACTTCGGCCCGAAAGCGGTGCTGACCTCGATCGTCAACGACTGGGCGCCGCATTACATCCAGGCGACGCAAAGCGTGATCGACCACACCTGGAAACCTCAGGATTACTGGGGCGGACTGAAGGAAGGCACAGTTGAATTGCCGATCAGCGATCTGGTACCGGCACCGGTGAAAGCCGAGGCCGAGCAGATCATTGCCGACATCAAGAGCGGCGCGTTGCAGCCATTTACCGGGCCGATCAAGGATCAGAGCGGTGTCGAGAAAATCCCCGCAGGTGTGAGCGCGACCAATGCGGAACTGGCGTCGATGAACTATTACGTGGAAGGCATGAAGGCCGAGATGCCGAAGTAA